One genomic segment of Streptomyces sp. RKND-216 includes these proteins:
- a CDS encoding glycosyltransferase family 4 protein: MTAEAVHDTAVRAHGPTGEPLAEDGGRPLRIALLSYKGNPFCGGQGVYVRHLSRELVRLGHHVEVIGAQPYPVLDEGVTLTELPSLDLYRQPDPFRTPRREEFRDWIDLLEVATMWTGGFPEPLTFSLRARRHLAARHGAFDVVHDNQTLGYGLLGLERLGLPLVTTVHHPITVDRRLELDAAATRRRRVSVRRWYGFTRMQGRVARRLPSVLTVSGSSRREITEHLGVRDDRVHVVHIGADTRLFAPDSAAPEVPGRIVTTSSADVPLKGLVHLVEALAEVRAGNPEAHLVVVGRRPEKGPVARALAEHGLQDAVRFVKGISDAELADLVRGAQVACVPSLYEGFSLPAAEAMATGTPLVATTGGALPEVAGPDGDTCLAVPPGDSGALAGALGRLLRDPGLRARIGAAGRARVLERFTWEQAARGTVAHYRAALARGVPAHRGGRAAPAAPVAASAGAGSPVTGDGGR, encoded by the coding sequence ATGACCGCAGAGGCTGTGCACGACACCGCTGTTCGCGCTCACGGACCCACCGGAGAGCCGCTTGCCGAGGACGGTGGACGGCCGCTCAGGATCGCGCTGCTGTCCTACAAGGGGAACCCGTTCTGTGGCGGCCAGGGCGTGTACGTGCGCCACCTCTCGCGGGAACTCGTCCGGCTCGGACACCACGTCGAAGTGATCGGCGCGCAGCCGTACCCGGTACTCGATGAGGGCGTCACGCTCACCGAGCTGCCCAGCCTGGACCTGTACCGGCAGCCCGACCCGTTCCGCACGCCGCGCCGCGAGGAGTTCCGCGACTGGATCGACCTGCTGGAGGTCGCCACCATGTGGACCGGTGGCTTCCCCGAGCCGCTCACCTTCTCGCTCCGCGCCCGCCGCCATCTCGCCGCGCGCCACGGCGCGTTCGACGTCGTGCACGACAACCAGACGCTCGGCTACGGTCTGCTGGGCCTGGAACGGCTGGGCCTGCCCCTGGTCACCACGGTCCACCACCCCATCACCGTCGACCGGCGCCTCGAGCTGGACGCCGCCGCCACGCGCCGCCGCCGGGTGTCCGTACGGCGCTGGTACGGGTTCACGCGGATGCAGGGCCGGGTGGCCCGTCGGCTGCCTTCCGTGCTGACCGTCTCCGGCTCCTCGCGCCGCGAGATCACCGAGCACCTGGGTGTGCGCGACGACCGCGTCCACGTCGTGCACATCGGCGCCGACACCCGGCTCTTCGCTCCCGACTCCGCGGCGCCCGAAGTGCCCGGCCGCATCGTCACCACCTCCAGTGCCGACGTGCCGCTGAAGGGCCTGGTCCACCTGGTCGAGGCGCTCGCCGAGGTGCGCGCCGGGAATCCGGAAGCGCACCTGGTCGTCGTCGGCCGCCGTCCCGAGAAGGGCCCCGTCGCCCGAGCCCTGGCGGAGCACGGGCTCCAGGACGCCGTCCGGTTCGTCAAGGGCATCAGCGACGCCGAGCTCGCCGACCTCGTACGCGGCGCCCAGGTCGCCTGCGTCCCGTCGCTGTACGAGGGCTTCTCGCTACCCGCCGCTGAGGCCATGGCGACCGGTACGCCGCTCGTCGCCACCACCGGCGGCGCGCTGCCGGAGGTCGCCGGTCCGGACGGCGACACCTGCCTGGCGGTGCCGCCCGGCGACTCCGGCGCCCTCGCCGGCGCGCTCGGCCGCCTGCTGCGCGATCCCGGGCTCCGCGCCCGGATCGGGGCCGCCGGACGGGCCCGCGTGCTCGAACGCTTCACCTGGGAGCAGGCCGCACGCGGCACCGTCGCGCACTACCGTGCCGCGCTCGCCCGCGGAGTCCCCGCGCACAGGGGCGGGCGGGCCGCGCCCGCAGCGCCGGTCGCCGCGAGCGCCGGTGCCGGGTCGCCCGTGACCGGGGACGGGGGCCGCTGA
- a CDS encoding prenyltransferase codes for MTSPGRTERLVLPGVLTADQAAATVRGIAAVQRDDGAVPWFRGHHLDPWDHVEAAMALDAAGEHTRAEAAYRWLADHQLPDGSWYAAYHDGDAARPTDRARETNFCAYVAVGVWHHYLATGDDAFADRMWPVVARAVEFVLALQQPGGQIGWKREPDGTPVADALLTGCSSVHHALRCALALADHREEPQPDWELAAGWLGHAVRHHPERFLDKDRYSMDWYYPVLGGAVRGTAAKQRLEDGWDRFVVPGLGVRCVVPNPWVTGGESAELALALWAVGESDRALDVLRWIQHLRADNGMYWTGYVFEDDAVWPREQTAWTAGSVLLAVAALGGDPATTAVFGADDLPTGLTPNCC; via the coding sequence GTGACGAGCCCCGGACGCACCGAACGGCTCGTCCTCCCCGGTGTCCTGACCGCCGACCAGGCCGCCGCCACCGTCCGCGGCATCGCCGCCGTGCAGCGCGACGACGGCGCCGTTCCCTGGTTCCGCGGGCACCACCTCGACCCCTGGGACCACGTCGAGGCCGCAATGGCGCTCGACGCCGCGGGCGAGCACACCCGCGCCGAGGCCGCGTACCGCTGGCTCGCCGACCACCAGCTCCCGGACGGCTCCTGGTACGCCGCCTACCACGACGGCGACGCCGCACGCCCCACCGACCGAGCCAGGGAGACCAACTTCTGCGCCTACGTCGCGGTCGGCGTCTGGCACCACTACCTGGCCACCGGCGACGACGCCTTCGCCGACCGCATGTGGCCGGTCGTCGCCCGGGCCGTCGAGTTCGTCCTCGCGCTCCAGCAGCCGGGCGGCCAGATCGGCTGGAAGCGCGAGCCCGACGGCACGCCCGTCGCCGACGCGCTGCTCACCGGCTGCTCCTCCGTGCACCACGCGCTGCGCTGCGCGCTCGCGCTGGCCGACCACCGCGAGGAGCCGCAGCCCGACTGGGAACTCGCCGCCGGCTGGCTCGGCCACGCCGTCCGCCACCACCCGGAGCGGTTCCTCGACAAGGACCGATACTCCATGGACTGGTACTACCCCGTCCTCGGCGGAGCCGTGCGCGGCACGGCCGCGAAGCAGCGCCTCGAGGACGGCTGGGACCGCTTCGTCGTCCCCGGCCTGGGCGTGCGCTGCGTGGTCCCCAACCCCTGGGTGACCGGCGGGGAGAGTGCCGAACTGGCCCTCGCCCTGTGGGCCGTCGGCGAGTCCGATCGCGCCCTGGACGTGCTGCGCTGGATCCAGCACCTGCGCGCCGACAACGGCATGTACTGGACGGGCTACGTCTTCGAGGACGACGCGGTCTGGCCCCGGGAGCAGACCGCGTGGACGGCCGGCTCCGTCCTCCTCGCCGTCGCCGCCCTCGGCGGCGACCCCGCCACCACCGCCGTCTTCGGAGCCGACGACCTCCCCACGGGCCTCACCCCGAACTGCTGCTGA
- a CDS encoding hemerythrin domain-containing protein, translated as MPSQPSTALPPAHLTMVLAHRAMVHDLDRIATVADELAQTPDVSRTAALRRYVERVFHIIAHHHEGEDAHLWPLLRERGGDPEALALLDAEHEELAKALHVCHEAVHRLDGDPATAVDLAARTREAHERLAAHAADEERELTGRLAPVLDAAAWKGFATHMRRTAPGWTLRFMPAWLAAVAEPHERAGIPARPLARLFGPSLARAQRTVFAPHG; from the coding sequence ATGCCGTCGCAGCCGTCCACCGCCCTGCCGCCCGCACACCTGACGATGGTGCTGGCCCACCGCGCGATGGTCCACGACCTGGACCGCATCGCCACCGTCGCCGACGAGCTGGCGCAGACGCCGGACGTCTCCCGCACCGCCGCGCTGCGGCGTTATGTCGAGCGGGTGTTCCACATCATCGCGCACCACCACGAGGGCGAGGACGCCCATCTGTGGCCGCTGCTGCGCGAGCGGGGCGGCGACCCCGAGGCGCTCGCCCTGCTCGACGCCGAGCACGAGGAGCTGGCGAAGGCGCTGCACGTCTGTCACGAGGCCGTCCACCGCCTCGACGGCGACCCGGCGACCGCTGTCGACCTGGCCGCCCGGACCCGTGAGGCGCACGAACGGCTCGCCGCGCACGCCGCCGACGAGGAGCGGGAGCTGACCGGGCGCCTCGCGCCCGTGCTGGACGCCGCCGCATGGAAGGGCTTCGCCACCCACATGCGCCGTACCGCCCCCGGCTGGACGCTGCGGTTCATGCCTGCGTGGCTGGCTGCCGTCGCCGAGCCGCACGAACGTGCCGGCATCCCGGCCCGGCCCCTGGCACGCCTCTTCGGGCCGTCCCTGGCCCGCGCCCAGCGGACGGTCTTCGCGCCCCACGGCTGA
- a CDS encoding MFS transporter, translating into MARMVPTRSTTSAAGRSRRAQRPPHVWAVVLAACAGQFLVVLDVSVVNVALPSMRSDLGMSATGLQWVLNAYTLTFAGFMLLGGRAGDLFGRKRMFLLGLGVFVAASLAGGLAQDGWQLVAARAAQGVGAAVLAPSTLTILTTSFPEGPARTRAIGTWTAVGAGGGAAGGLVGGVLTDALSWRWVLLINVPVGALVLVAAALWVTESRLGGRRRLDLPGALLVTGGLGAVAYGIVQTETTGWSSGQALGPLFGGVAVLGVFVAVEARTRAPLVPLKLFRLRSVSAANLAMFVNGAAMFCMWYFMSLYMQNALGYTPLQAGLGFIPQSLSIVLGSKLAPVLMQRIEARTLAVAGTLTAASGYLWQTGMHAGGDYFTTVLGPGVLMALGAGLSATPLAAVATAGAEPRDAGLVSGLVNTSRTMGGALGLAALSTVAATRIHGSDPASEAAGYALAFGTGAWILLGSAVLMITTLPRADRGPGPAPAPAEGAPGASSATGAEAATDAATGAGGGAGDRTVRKS; encoded by the coding sequence ATGGCACGCATGGTCCCGACCCGTTCCACCACCTCCGCCGCTGGCCGGAGCCGCCGCGCGCAGCGTCCACCGCACGTGTGGGCCGTCGTACTCGCGGCGTGCGCAGGCCAGTTCCTGGTCGTGCTGGACGTGTCCGTGGTGAACGTCGCGCTGCCGTCGATGCGCAGCGACCTGGGCATGAGTGCGACCGGCCTGCAGTGGGTGCTCAACGCCTACACCCTCACCTTCGCCGGGTTCATGCTCCTCGGCGGCCGGGCCGGCGACCTCTTCGGGCGGAAGAGGATGTTCCTCCTCGGCCTCGGGGTCTTCGTCGCCGCCAGCCTCGCTGGGGGCCTCGCCCAGGACGGCTGGCAGCTCGTCGCAGCCCGCGCGGCCCAGGGCGTCGGCGCGGCCGTTCTCGCCCCGTCGACGCTCACCATCCTCACCACCTCCTTCCCGGAGGGCCCCGCCCGCACCCGGGCGATCGGGACCTGGACGGCCGTCGGCGCGGGCGGCGGCGCGGCGGGCGGGCTGGTGGGCGGGGTGCTCACGGACGCGCTGTCCTGGCGCTGGGTGCTGCTGATCAACGTGCCGGTCGGTGCGCTCGTGCTCGTCGCGGCCGCCCTGTGGGTGACCGAGAGCAGGCTGGGCGGCCGGCGACGCCTCGACCTCCCGGGCGCCCTGCTGGTCACCGGCGGCCTGGGAGCCGTCGCGTACGGCATCGTGCAGACGGAGACGACCGGTTGGTCGTCCGGGCAGGCCCTGGGGCCGCTGTTCGGCGGGGTGGCCGTGCTCGGCGTCTTCGTCGCCGTCGAAGCCCGCACCCGCGCGCCGCTGGTGCCGCTGAAGCTCTTCCGGCTGCGTTCGGTCTCGGCCGCCAACCTGGCGATGTTCGTCAACGGGGCGGCGATGTTCTGCATGTGGTACTTCATGTCGCTGTACATGCAGAACGCGCTCGGCTACACGCCGCTCCAGGCCGGCCTGGGATTCATCCCCCAGTCGCTCAGTATCGTTCTGGGTTCCAAGCTCGCCCCCGTGCTGATGCAGCGGATCGAGGCCCGCACGCTCGCCGTGGCCGGGACGCTCACCGCCGCGTCCGGCTACCTCTGGCAGACCGGCATGCACGCCGGCGGCGACTACTTCACGACCGTGCTCGGCCCCGGGGTGCTCATGGCCCTCGGCGCCGGTCTGTCCGCCACCCCGCTGGCCGCCGTCGCCACGGCGGGTGCGGAGCCGCGCGACGCGGGTCTGGTGTCCGGACTCGTCAACACCTCGCGGACCATGGGCGGTGCGCTGGGCCTGGCGGCGCTCTCCACCGTCGCCGCCACCCGCATCCACGGCTCCGACCCGGCGAGCGAGGCGGCCGGCTACGCGCTCGCGTTCGGCACCGGCGCCTGGATACTGCTGGGAAGCGCGGTACTGATGATCACCACCCTGCCCCGTGCCGACCGCGGCCCCGGCCCGGCGCCAGCACCCGCCGAGGGTGCGCCCGGCGCCTCGTCTGCGACCGGTGCGGAAGCCGCGACCGACGCCGCGACGGGGGCCGGGGGCGGCGCCGGCGACCGTACCGTCCGGAAGTCCTGA
- a CDS encoding DUF1206 domain-containing protein, whose translation MNTFSTARRSRRSARRSARQAKNSTAMKGAARWGFAARGLIYLLVGVLALQIAFGDSGEQADRGGALQAIAQRPLGSAVIWALGIGLAGMALWRLSEAVVGATGKDGRKTSKRLQSAARFVLYAVIAASVLAYAAGDRSGSQSSDKQSQDVTARVMEMPAGPWLVGLVGAGLVGAGLWIGLRAVQRKYHEHLRVSGMSRRTRKVVDVLGVVGGVCRGAVFAVAGGFLVKAAFSFDPDKAKGVDDTLRTFAETPAGLWLLAAVAAGLVLFGLFSFAMARWRKV comes from the coding sequence ATGAACACATTTTCGACCGCGCGACGCAGCAGACGTTCCGCTCGGCGTTCCGCGCGGCAGGCCAAGAACAGCACCGCGATGAAGGGTGCCGCCCGCTGGGGCTTCGCCGCACGCGGCTTGATCTACCTCCTCGTTGGCGTGCTCGCCCTGCAGATCGCCTTCGGCGACTCCGGGGAGCAGGCCGACCGGGGCGGTGCTCTGCAGGCCATCGCGCAGCGGCCGTTGGGCTCCGCGGTGATCTGGGCACTGGGTATCGGGCTGGCCGGCATGGCGCTGTGGCGGCTCTCCGAGGCCGTTGTCGGGGCCACAGGAAAGGACGGCAGGAAGACGTCCAAGCGACTCCAGTCCGCGGCTCGTTTCGTGCTGTACGCGGTGATCGCCGCGTCCGTCCTCGCCTACGCGGCGGGGGACCGCAGCGGCAGCCAGTCCAGCGACAAGCAGTCCCAGGACGTCACCGCCCGCGTGATGGAGATGCCCGCCGGCCCCTGGCTCGTGGGCCTCGTCGGCGCGGGGCTGGTCGGCGCCGGACTCTGGATCGGCCTGCGGGCGGTGCAGCGCAAGTACCACGAGCACCTGAGGGTGTCCGGCATGTCGCGGCGCACCCGGAAGGTGGTCGACGTGCTCGGTGTCGTCGGAGGCGTCTGCCGGGGCGCCGTCTTCGCCGTCGCGGGCGGCTTCCTCGTCAAGGCGGCGTTCAGCTTCGACCCGGACAAGGCGAAGGGCGTCGACGACACGCTGCGCACCTTCGCCGAGACCCCGGCCGGACTGTGGCTGCTCGCCGCCGTCGCCGCCGGCCTGGTGCTCTTCGGCCTCTTCTCCTTCGCGATGGCCCGCTGGCGCAAGGTCTGA
- a CDS encoding NUDIX domain-containing protein: MTLLVGAVIVHDRVRDRVLLLQRGPRAKFARGLWDLPVGKADPGEAVTATAVRELREETGLVVAAEDLRVAHIVHGRSGVESPNGFLTVVFAAERWTGAPENREPHKHAALRWWPAGALPRSAEAVPSMRTAVTRYLSGGVEVSTRGWD, encoded by the coding sequence ATGACCCTGCTGGTCGGGGCGGTGATCGTGCACGACAGGGTGCGCGACCGGGTGCTCCTGCTGCAGCGCGGTCCGCGGGCCAAGTTCGCGCGCGGTCTGTGGGACCTGCCGGTCGGCAAGGCAGACCCGGGCGAGGCCGTCACCGCCACCGCCGTCCGCGAACTCCGCGAGGAGACCGGTCTCGTCGTCGCGGCGGAGGACCTGCGGGTCGCCCACATCGTGCACGGCAGGAGCGGCGTCGAGTCCCCGAACGGCTTCCTCACCGTCGTCTTCGCCGCCGAACGCTGGACGGGCGCACCGGAGAACCGCGAGCCGCACAAGCACGCCGCGCTGCGCTGGTGGCCGGCCGGCGCGCTGCCGCGGTCGGCGGAGGCCGTCCCCAGCATGCGAACGGCGGTCACCCGTTACCTCTCCGGGGGTGTGGAGGTCTCCACGCGCGGCTGGGACTGA
- a CDS encoding class I SAM-dependent methyltransferase: MHTAAARNTAPRPGPEVMAAFEAAKGFMPADEGLALYGAASDAARMGLPLLEVGTYCGRSTLLLADAARAAGVTVLTVDHHRGSEEQQPGWEYHDASLVDPEVGRMDTLPTFRRTLHAAGLEDHVVALVGRSPQVAAVWSGRLGLVFVDGGHTDAHAAADYEGWAPHLAESGLLVIHDVFPDPADGGQAPYRIYHRARESGAFAEVAATGSLRILRRTGPGL; this comes from the coding sequence ATGCACACCGCAGCCGCGCGGAACACCGCGCCCCGGCCCGGCCCGGAGGTCATGGCCGCCTTCGAAGCGGCCAAGGGCTTCATGCCCGCCGACGAGGGCCTGGCCCTTTACGGCGCCGCCTCCGACGCGGCACGGATGGGGCTGCCGTTGCTGGAGGTGGGCACCTACTGCGGGCGGTCCACTCTGCTGCTCGCGGACGCCGCGCGCGCGGCGGGGGTCACCGTGCTGACCGTCGACCACCACCGGGGCAGCGAGGAGCAGCAGCCCGGCTGGGAGTACCACGACGCGTCGCTGGTCGATCCCGAGGTGGGGCGGATGGACACGCTGCCGACGTTCCGGCGCACGCTGCACGCCGCCGGGCTGGAGGACCACGTCGTCGCGCTGGTAGGCCGTTCGCCGCAGGTCGCTGCGGTGTGGAGCGGCAGGTTGGGGCTGGTCTTCGTGGACGGGGGTCACACCGACGCGCACGCCGCCGCCGACTACGAGGGCTGGGCCCCGCACCTGGCCGAGAGCGGACTGTTGGTGATCCACGACGTGTTCCCCGATCCCGCGGACGGCGGACAGGCGCCGTACCGGATCTACCACCGGGCCCGGGAATCGGGTGCGTTCGCGGAGGTCGCGGCGACCGGCTCGCTGCGCATCCTGCGCCGGACGGGCCCGGGCCTGTGA
- a CDS encoding DUF5336 domain-containing protein — protein MNIRSLTRGDGAVIGAALLLFIASFLDFYAADCEGEFCDGVEMPNAWDTERLGLVLPTLFLVGILAAALIVVGRFVPQVKFGGLTLSQWGVPLAVASLWSSLWSLIVGPEQVTMGVGAILALLATLVLAAAAVLTEQVPALKASLIPAAGPRPAGPYGQQPPGGYGYPGQQAPYGQQPQPGGYGYPGQQGQPQPGAPQQHGVPQPGQPGQPLPAPGQGQSLGGQPQPQAAQQTAQPQPAGPAPAADFQPFWFAVPVNRPLFPEDGSPNPVAELAPGTWYLAVEQRGQALVAQTQDGRRGVLQDTSGIQRG, from the coding sequence TTGAACATCCGCTCGCTCACCCGAGGCGACGGCGCGGTGATCGGAGCAGCACTGCTGCTGTTCATCGCCTCCTTCCTCGACTTCTACGCAGCCGACTGCGAAGGCGAATTCTGTGACGGCGTCGAGATGCCGAACGCCTGGGACACGGAGCGGCTCGGGCTGGTCCTGCCGACGCTGTTCCTCGTCGGCATCCTGGCGGCGGCCCTGATCGTCGTGGGCCGGTTCGTGCCCCAGGTCAAGTTCGGCGGCCTGACCCTCTCCCAGTGGGGCGTTCCCCTCGCGGTCGCGTCGCTGTGGAGCTCGCTGTGGTCGCTGATCGTCGGCCCGGAGCAGGTGACGATGGGCGTCGGGGCCATCCTGGCTCTGCTCGCCACGCTGGTGCTCGCCGCGGCGGCGGTGCTCACCGAGCAGGTTCCCGCGCTCAAGGCGTCGCTGATCCCCGCCGCCGGACCGAGGCCGGCCGGCCCGTACGGCCAGCAGCCGCCGGGTGGTTACGGCTACCCGGGCCAGCAGGCGCCGTACGGTCAGCAGCCGCAGCCCGGCGGCTACGGCTACCCCGGCCAGCAGGGCCAGCCCCAGCCGGGCGCCCCGCAGCAGCACGGCGTCCCGCAGCCGGGTCAGCCCGGCCAGCCCCTGCCGGCCCCCGGCCAGGGCCAGTCGCTCGGCGGCCAGCCGCAGCCGCAGGCCGCGCAGCAGACGGCTCAGCCGCAGCCGGCCGGCCCGGCTCCCGCTGCCGACTTCCAGCCGTTCTGGTTCGCCGTGCCCGTGAACCGGCCGCTGTTCCCGGAGGACGGTTCGCCGAACCCGGTCGCCGAACTGGCGCCGGGCACCTGGTACCTGGCGGTCGAGCAGCGCGGCCAGGCGCTCGTCGCGCAGACGCAGGACGGCCGCCGCGGTGTCCTCCAGGACACCTCCGGCATCCAGCGCGGCTGA
- a CDS encoding SDR family oxidoreductase has protein sequence MPVPPEPFPATGRRVLVSGAARGLGRALAHAFAERGDRVAVHYGTRRADAEETVRALPGDGHVLLTADLSDPEGARRLVAEAAGALGGVDVLVNNAAVNTPHPPAGTPFEEWTDAWRRHTDVNLLGTAHLSHQVAQQMIEAGRGGRIVNIGSRGAFRGEPDHPAYAATKAAVHALGQSLAVALAPHGIAVASVAPGFFATERVAHRLAGAEGEAIRAQSPYGRVAEPEEIASAVRWLASPEAEWSSGTVLDLNGASYLRT, from the coding sequence GTGCCCGTCCCACCCGAGCCGTTTCCCGCCACCGGCCGGCGGGTGCTGGTCAGCGGCGCCGCCCGCGGCCTGGGCCGCGCCCTCGCCCACGCCTTCGCCGAGCGTGGCGACCGGGTCGCCGTGCACTACGGGACGCGGCGTGCCGACGCCGAGGAGACGGTGCGCGCGCTGCCCGGCGACGGGCACGTGCTGCTCACCGCCGACCTCTCGGACCCCGAGGGCGCGCGGCGACTGGTGGCCGAGGCGGCCGGTGCACTGGGCGGCGTGGACGTCCTGGTGAACAACGCGGCGGTCAACACCCCGCACCCGCCCGCCGGGACGCCGTTCGAGGAGTGGACGGACGCCTGGCGCCGCCACACCGACGTGAACCTGCTCGGTACCGCCCACCTCTCCCACCAGGTGGCGCAGCAGATGATCGAGGCCGGGCGGGGAGGCCGCATCGTCAACATCGGTTCGCGCGGCGCCTTCCGCGGGGAACCCGACCACCCCGCCTACGCGGCCACCAAGGCTGCCGTCCACGCACTCGGGCAGTCGCTGGCCGTCGCGCTCGCTCCGCACGGCATCGCGGTGGCATCCGTAGCCCCCGGCTTCTTCGCCACCGAGCGGGTCGCGCACCGGCTCGCCGGTGCGGAGGGCGAAGCCATCCGTGCGCAGAGCCCGTACGGACGGGTGGCCGAGCCGGAGGAGATCGCATCGGCCGTGCGGTGGCTGGCATCCCCGGAGGCGGAGTGGAGTTCGGGTACCGTCCTCGACCTCAACGGCGCCTCCTACCTGCGCACCTGA
- a CDS encoding class I SAM-dependent methyltransferase, whose product MLTVDFSRFPLAPGDRVLDLGCGAGRHAFECYRRGARVVALDRNAEEIREVATWFAAMAEAGEAPAGATATAMEGDALALPFPDDSFDVVIISEVMEHIHDDKGVLAEMVRVLRPGGRIAVTVPRYGPEKVCWALSDAYHEVEGGHIRIYRATELLARMREAGLRPYGTHHAHGLHAPYWWLKCAFGVHRDGDDAPLPVRAYHKLLVWDIMKRPLATRLAERALDPLIGKSFVAYATKPHLPVAAAGGEEAGA is encoded by the coding sequence GTGCTGACCGTCGACTTCTCCCGCTTCCCGCTCGCCCCCGGGGACCGTGTGCTCGACCTCGGATGCGGCGCCGGACGGCACGCCTTCGAGTGCTACCGCCGCGGGGCACGCGTGGTGGCGCTGGACCGGAACGCCGAAGAGATCCGCGAGGTCGCCACGTGGTTCGCCGCGATGGCGGAGGCGGGTGAGGCCCCGGCCGGTGCGACCGCGACCGCGATGGAGGGCGACGCCCTCGCCCTGCCGTTCCCCGACGACAGTTTCGACGTCGTGATCATCTCCGAGGTCATGGAGCACATCCACGACGACAAGGGCGTGCTCGCCGAGATGGTGCGGGTGCTGCGCCCCGGCGGACGCATCGCCGTGACCGTGCCCCGCTACGGCCCGGAGAAGGTGTGCTGGGCGCTCAGCGACGCCTACCACGAGGTCGAGGGGGGCCACATCCGCATCTACCGCGCCACCGAACTCCTCGCGCGCATGCGGGAGGCCGGGCTCCGCCCGTACGGCACCCACCACGCGCACGGCCTGCACGCGCCGTACTGGTGGCTCAAGTGCGCCTTCGGAGTGCACCGCGACGGCGACGACGCTCCGCTTCCGGTCCGCGCCTACCACAAGCTGCTGGTCTGGGACATCATGAAGCGCCCGCTGGCCACCCGCCTCGCCGAGCGCGCCCTGGACCCCCTCATCGGCAAGAGCTTCGTCGCCTACGCCACCAAGCCCCACCTGCCGGTCGCCGCCGCCGGTGGCGAGGAGGCCGGCGCGTGA
- a CDS encoding N-acetylmuramoyl-L-alanine amidase gives MLALLVPLCLVAGLVWLTRDAGDGAGDPSEPGPGRTGVSPGPGARSPSPGATARKPLAGRTVVIDPGHNPANHRHPEKMAQQVDIGTGKKDCDTTGTATDQGYAEAAFTLDVSRRARTALERLGATVRLTQDGDRPWGPCIDERATIGNEAHADAVVSVHADGAGEGNRGFHVIAPRPVDEGKADTRGVAKPSERLGRALVAAFGEATGTRVSTYAGGGDGLVKRGDLGGLNLSRVPKVFLECGNMRDPRDAALLTDAAWRARAAQGVAQGVTAFLTGEQP, from the coding sequence GTGCTCGCGCTGCTGGTGCCGTTGTGCCTGGTGGCCGGGCTGGTGTGGCTCACCCGGGACGCCGGGGACGGGGCAGGCGACCCGTCGGAGCCCGGTCCCGGCCGGACCGGCGTCTCGCCCGGCCCCGGCGCGCGGAGCCCGAGCCCGGGTGCCACCGCGCGGAAGCCGCTCGCGGGGCGGACCGTCGTGATCGACCCCGGACACAACCCCGCCAACCACCGGCACCCGGAGAAGATGGCGCAGCAGGTGGACATCGGCACCGGGAAGAAGGACTGCGACACCACCGGCACCGCGACCGACCAGGGGTATGCCGAGGCGGCGTTCACCCTGGACGTCTCCCGGCGCGCCCGCACCGCACTCGAACGTCTCGGAGCGACCGTGCGGCTGACGCAGGACGGCGACCGCCCGTGGGGGCCGTGCATCGACGAACGTGCCACGATCGGCAACGAGGCGCACGCCGACGCCGTGGTGTCCGTCCACGCCGACGGCGCCGGCGAGGGGAACCGCGGCTTCCACGTCATCGCCCCGCGGCCGGTGGACGAGGGGAAGGCCGACACCAGGGGCGTGGCGAAACCGTCCGAACGCCTCGGACGCGCACTGGTGGCGGCGTTCGGCGAGGCGACCGGCACCCGGGTGTCGACGTACGCGGGCGGCGGGGACGGCCTGGTGAAGCGCGGCGACCTCGGCGGGCTCAACCTCAGCAGGGTGCCGAAAGTCTTCCTTGAGTGCGGCAACATGCGCGACCCGCGGGACGCGGCGCTGCTGACCGATGCGGCCTGGCGCGCACGCGCCGCGCAGGGGGTCGCGCAAGGCGTCACGGCGTTCCTCACCGGGGAACAGCCCTGA
- a CDS encoding TetR family transcriptional regulator, protein MTARAKPPAAARTARQEERRRRILEATERLARRGGFDAVQMREVAELSEVALGTLYRYFPSKVHLLVATMHAQLEQLHAALHRHPPAAQDPPARVAETLMRAFRQLQREPLLADAMVRALNFGDRSVCGEVDAVSELTTAIVLDAMGMTGEPSPRRLSAVRVVGHTWHSALVSWLSGRASIAQVTEDVETVCTLLAADGTDSAGGASGAPG, encoded by the coding sequence ATGACGGCACGGGCGAAGCCGCCCGCGGCGGCGCGCACCGCGCGGCAGGAGGAGCGGCGGCGGCGCATCCTGGAGGCCACCGAACGGCTGGCCCGCCGGGGCGGGTTCGACGCGGTGCAGATGCGCGAGGTGGCGGAGCTGTCGGAGGTCGCGCTCGGCACGCTGTACCGCTACTTCCCCTCCAAGGTCCACCTGCTCGTCGCGACCATGCACGCACAGCTGGAGCAGCTGCACGCCGCCCTGCACCGGCACCCGCCCGCCGCTCAGGACCCGCCGGCACGGGTCGCGGAGACCCTGATGCGCGCCTTCCGGCAGCTGCAACGGGAGCCGCTACTCGCGGACGCGATGGTGCGCGCCCTCAACTTTGGCGACCGCTCGGTGTGCGGCGAGGTCGACGCCGTGTCGGAGCTGACCACAGCGATCGTCCTGGACGCGATGGGTATGACCGGCGAGCCGTCGCCGCGCCGCCTCTCGGCAGTCCGCGTCGTGGGCCACACCTGGCACTCGGCGCTGGTCTCCTGGCTCTCCGGGCGCGCCTCGATCGCCCAGGTCACCGAGGACGTCGAGACCGTGTGCACGCTGCTCGCCGCGGACGGCACCGACAGCGCCGGGGGCGCCTCCGGGGCACCCGGTTAG